A region of Dioscorea cayenensis subsp. rotundata cultivar TDr96_F1 chromosome 5, TDr96_F1_v2_PseudoChromosome.rev07_lg8_w22 25.fasta, whole genome shotgun sequence DNA encodes the following proteins:
- the LOC120259938 gene encoding uncharacterized protein LOC120259938: MLIGLGIQMIVAVRAAMPSSLVATYVSWSSRKQQTVSRSSTEAEYKVVADTTAELIWIQVLLRELGIPPIRPTQLMDSAGERSELQIIFEGLFTESNGNMIPITHAWSWIENGHDHQYPILNDNQILLVLRYPKKFALTTLAVLGDLISLNKMSSPRYFDKMVLSSRLNDPSEYRFGSQDLMPIVCDDGVVGSSSKFDIYQGRDFCRIMGSFEYGDTLKVVPNWNCSSTDGEYCNKSGPFMSHHGDGVFADVLLWMRMIRCEPGTLNLSEVRVVAEFKVVPVISENIYLVSQRTGLMNGVTLWGEGTWNPSSGQLCMVGCIGLDDNPMCNCRICMYILQFLSIIQHSYISSKIFSINSTHFPLSFEKPFPTDGIIKGESVKKSLLNYPTTENYDNSFNNEYRFRLYQLSYDLTLRTFAVSENLSPEIPFLKLSMLSLGSFMVSDRYQSYEENKFKKFTNPTASIDKQQQQHAAYLTDLRASLKRSTYDKSAEDGYDCLIEVSIEYPPSNAM, encoded by the exons ATGCTGATTGGGCTGGGAATCCAGATGATCGTCGCAGTACGGGCGGCTATGCCATCTTCTTTGGTGGCAACCTATGTATCTTGGAGCTCTCGCAAACAGCAGACTGTCTCTCGTTCTAGTACAGAAGCTGAATACAAAGTTGTTGCCGACACTACTGCTGAATTGATATGGATTCAAGTCCTGTTACGTGAGCTTGGGATTCCTCCGATACGGCCAACCCAGCTTATG GACTCAGCTGGGGAGCGCAGTGAGCTTCAGATTATTTTTGAAGGATTATTCACTGAATCAAATG GCAACATGATTCCAATAACGCATGCATGGTCTTGGATTGAGAATGGCCATGACCATCAATATCCCATTCTGAATGATAATCAGATCCTGCTTGTTCTTCGGTATCCTAAAAAGTTCGCTCTTACTACGCTAGCTGTTCTTGGAGATTTGATTAGCTTGAATAAAATGTCAAGCCCACGGTACTTCGATAAGATGGTCTTATCTTCACGACTGAATGATCCCTCTGAATACCGGTTTGGATCACAAGACTTGATGCCCATAGTTTGTGATGATGGAGTAGTGGGCAGCTCCtccaaatttgatatttatcagGGGAGGGATTTCTGTAGAATTATGGGAAGCTTTGAGTATGGAGATACTCTGAAAGTGGTGCCAAACTGGAATTGTTCATCCACTGATGGTGAGTATTGCAACAAGTCGGGGCCTTTCATGTCTCATCATGGAGATGGAGTGTTTGCTGATGTTTTGCTTTGGATGAGAATGATAAGGTGTGAACCAGGAACTTTAAACCTATCAGAAGTAAGAGTTGTTGCGGAGTTCAAAGTCGTGCCAGTGATCAGTGAGAACATATACCTTGTGTCTCAGAGGACAGGGTTGATGAATGGAGTGACTCTATGGGGTGAAGGGACATGGAATCCTTCCTCTGGCCAGCTTTGCATGGTTGGTTGCATTGGATTAGATGATAATCCAATGTGTAATTGTAGAATTTGCATGTATATTCTGCAGTTCTTATCCATAATTCAACATAGCTACATCTCTAGCAAAATATTTAGCATCAACAGCACTCACTTCCCTTTGTCATTTGAGAAACCATTCCCTACTGATGGGATTATCAAAG GGGAGTCCGTCAAGAAATCTCTTCTAAACTATCCAACCACTGAAAATTATGATAATAGCTTCAACAATGAATACAGGTTTAGGCTTTACCAACTTTCATATGATCTCACACTCAGGACCTTTGCAGTTTCTGAAAATCTGAGTCCTGAAATACCTTTTCTAAAATTAAGCATGCTTTCACTGGGATCATTCATGGTCAGTGATAGGTATCAGTCATACgaagaaaacaaatttaaaaagttcACAAATCCAACAGCATCAATTGataagcagcagcagcagcatgcAGCCTACTTAAC AGATCTCCGTGCTTCTTTGAAACGTTCGACTTATGACAAGAGTGCTGAAGATGGATATGATTGCTTGATAGAAGTTTCAATAGAGTAccctccatcaaatgcaatgtGA